One part of the Populus alba chromosome 18, ASM523922v2, whole genome shotgun sequence genome encodes these proteins:
- the LOC118040645 gene encoding protein ALP1-like has protein sequence MEISPFPFLNQEEISHLYSSLFQDMDNNSLTSNDNINANLKRRRKDGEDDEDKLGGLRKAKSNNNSLMSDILTSLILLDEEEKQEHQQWVIESQHDKATFDWNHKRKLEAMNDYHSHLQTHFSDLDEMDGSGTKRHGRCASLTAAAVAVAVTETAQASSEQSGSGGGSGHQRRLWVKDRSKDWWEKCNHPDFPEEEFRKAFRMSKATFDMICVELNSVVTKKNTMLRDAIPVRQRVAVCIWRLATGEPLRLVSKRFGLGISTCHKLVLEVCSAIRNVLMPKFLQWPNEDKLKMIKGEFESMSGIPNVGGSMYTTHVPIIAPKINVAAYYNKRHTERNQKTSYSMTVQGVVSPKGVFTDVCIGYPGSMPDDRVLEESALFKRANRGALKNVWIVGNSGHPLMDWVLVPYTHQNLTWTQHAFNEKIGEIQRVSKEAFARLKGRWSCLQKRTEVKLQDLPVVLGACCVLHNICEMRNEEMRPELKFDLFDDDMIPENSFRSAGAIQARDHIAHNLLHHGLAGTSFL, from the coding sequence ATGGAAATCTCTCCTTTCCCATTTCTTAATCAAGAAGAGATTTCACATTTATACAGTAGTCTTTTCCAGGATATGGATAACAACAGCTTGACTAGCAACGACAACATCAACGCTAATTTAAAGAGGCGAAGAAAGGATGGTGAAGACGATGAAGATAAGCTAGGAGGATTGAGGAAAGCCAAGAgtaataataattcattaatgAGCGATATACTCACTTCTCTTATTTTATTGGATGAGGAGGAAAAACAAGAACACCAGCAGTGGGTTATCGAGTCTCAACACGATAAGGCGACTTTCGATTGGAATCATAAGCGAAAACTTGAAGCAATGAATGACTATCACTCCCATCTTCAGACCCATTTTTCTGATTTAGACGAAATGGATGGTTCAGGAACTAAACGCCATGGCCGTTGTGCTTCGTTGACGGCTGCGGCTGTTGCCGTTGCCGTTACTGAAACTGCTCAAGCTTCAAGTGAGCAAAGTGGGTCCGGAGGAGGGTCAGGCCATCAGCGGCGTTTATGGGTGAAGGACAGGTCAAAAGATTGGTGGGAGAAGTGTAACCACCCGGATTTTCCGGAGGAGGAGTTCCGGAAAGCGTTTCGGATGAGCAAGGCCACGTTTGATATGATTTGCGTGGAGTTGAATTCTGTTGTGACCAAGAAAAACACAATGTTGCGCGATGCCATTCCTGTTCGCCAACGCGTTGCTGTTTGTATCTGGAGGCTTGCTACAGGTGAACCTTTGAGGCTTGTGTCAAAGCGGTTTGGATTGGGGATCTCTACTTGTCATAAGCTGGTTCTTGAAGTTTGTTCCGCCATAAGGAACGTTTTAATGCCTAAATTCCTTCAATGGCCCAATGAGGATAAATTGAAGATGATCAAGGGAGAGTTTGAATCAATGTCAGGGATACCCAATGTTGGTGGATCAATGTACACCACTCATGTGCCAATAATTGCTCCCAAAATTAATGTGGCAGCTTATTACAACAAGAGGCATACTGAGAGGAATCAGAAGACATCTTATTCAATGACAGTGCAGGGAGTTGTGAGCCCTAAAGGTGTGTTCACTGATGTTTGCATTGGTTACCCTGGTTCAATGCCTGATGATAGAGTGTTAGAGGAGTCTGCTTTGTTTAAGAGGGCTAATAGAGGGGCTTTGAAGAATGTTTGGATTGTTGGGAATTCTGGGCACCCTTTAATGGATTGGGTTCTGGTGCCTTACACGCACCAAAACTTGACTTGGACACAGCACGCTTTCAATGAGAAGATTGGGGAGATTCAAAGGGTTTCTAAAGAGGCATTTGCTAGACTGAAAGGGAGGTGGTCATGCTTGCAGAAGAGAACTGAAGTTAAGCTCCAGGACTTGCCAGTGGTCCTCGGAGCTTGTTGTGTGCTGCATAACATCTGTGAGATGAGAAATGAAGAGATGCGTCCAGAGCTGAAGTTTGATCTTTTCGATGATGATATGATCCCTGAGAATAGTTTTAGATCTGCTGGTGCAATACAGGCCAGGGATCACATTGCTCACAATCTCTTGCATCATGGACTTGCTGGCACTTCCTTTCTTTAG